From Paracoccus aminovorans, one genomic window encodes:
- a CDS encoding YbjN domain-containing protein, with translation MRALFPLAVLAFLPALPAMAELSSPVLGDPKQIGELMAQSGLPISRGADIEGMPVLESRIDDIRFNVYFYGCRPLCERMQFVSGFTLPAPMTPQLANQWNLSNPFATVVVSDSGDAFLEMDIGLAGDGIGRKNFDEALASWRVAMNEFRDYIDW, from the coding sequence ATGCGTGCCCTGTTTCCCCTCGCCGTCCTGGCGTTTCTTCCGGCGTTGCCGGCGATGGCCGAACTTTCCTCTCCGGTGCTGGGCGACCCGAAGCAGATCGGCGAGCTGATGGCGCAAAGCGGGCTGCCGATCAGCCGCGGCGCGGACATCGAGGGCATGCCGGTGCTGGAAAGCCGGATCGACGACATTCGCTTCAACGTCTATTTCTACGGCTGCCGGCCGCTGTGCGAGCGGATGCAATTCGTGTCGGGCTTCACCCTGCCGGCGCCGATGACGCCGCAGCTGGCCAATCAATGGAACCTCTCGAACCCGTTTGCGACAGTTGTGGTGTCGGATAGCGGCGATGCCTTCCTGGAAATGGACATCGGCCTTGCGGGCGACGGCATCGGGCGCAAGAATTTCGACGAGGCGCTGGCCAGCTGGCGCGTCGCCATGAACGAATTCCGCGATTACATCGACTGGTAG
- a CDS encoding glycerophosphodiester phosphodiesterase family protein yields the protein MIPLHPDFLRLPLAHRGLHGPGVPENSMAAFRAAIARGYGIECDIQRALDDTPMVFHDYDLARLTGEARGTVAASTPAQLARLRLMGSGEGIPTLADMLAEVAGRVPLLIEIKDPTADSGPDVGALPGRVAAALAGYGGPVAVMSFNPHVVAAFHAAAPGVAVGLTTCGYDAEEWPALDAPARAHLAAIADFDAVGAGFVSHDRADLANPAVAALKARGVPVLCWTVGSPEQEIQARRVADNITFEHYLPARP from the coding sequence ATGATCCCGCTGCATCCCGATTTCCTGCGCCTGCCCCTTGCCCATCGCGGGCTGCACGGGCCGGGCGTGCCGGAAAACAGCATGGCGGCGTTCCGCGCCGCCATCGCCCGGGGCTATGGCATCGAATGCGACATCCAGCGCGCGCTGGACGATACGCCGATGGTGTTCCACGACTACGACCTGGCGCGGCTGACCGGCGAGGCCCGGGGCACCGTCGCCGCCAGCACCCCCGCGCAGCTGGCGCGGCTGCGGCTGATGGGCAGCGGCGAGGGCATCCCGACCCTGGCCGACATGCTGGCCGAGGTCGCCGGCCGTGTGCCGCTGCTGATCGAGATCAAGGACCCGACCGCCGATTCGGGACCCGATGTGGGCGCCCTGCCGGGCCGGGTGGCCGCGGCGCTGGCCGGCTACGGCGGGCCGGTGGCGGTGATGTCCTTCAACCCGCATGTGGTCGCGGCCTTCCACGCGGCCGCGCCCGGCGTGGCCGTCGGCCTGACCACCTGCGGCTATGACGCCGAGGAATGGCCGGCGCTCGATGCGCCTGCCCGCGCCCATCTGGCCGCCATCGCCGATTTCGACGCGGTGGGGGCGGGCTTCGTCTCGCACGACCGGGCCGATCTGGCCAATCCGGCGGTCGCGGCGCTGAAGGCACGGGGCGTGCCGGTGCTGTGCTGGACCGTCGGCAGCCCGGAACAAGAGATCCAGGCCCGCCGCGTCGCCGACAACATCACCTTCGAGCATTACCTGCCCGCGAGACCCTGA
- a CDS encoding LrgB family protein, with protein MTDAALIWSYLSQEPLLWLTATLVAYVLGDRFFRRMNRQSWANPVLTAVILLGVVLWATGTSYQTYFEGAQFVHFMLGPATVALGMPLYDNLHRVRKAALPLVAGLLAGSLTAVISVLAIGKAFGLGPVMLASLAPKSTTAPVAIGISEGLGGEPTITAVLVLLTGIFGAIIATPLLNALGIRDWRARGFSLGVAAHGIGTARAFQVNETAGAFAGIGMGLNAVLTAIIAPLVLHLFQ; from the coding sequence ATGACCGACGCGGCGCTGATCTGGAGCTATCTGTCGCAAGAGCCGCTGCTGTGGCTGACCGCGACGCTGGTCGCCTATGTGCTGGGCGACCGCTTCTTCCGCCGCATGAACCGGCAGAGCTGGGCCAATCCGGTGCTGACCGCGGTGATCCTGCTGGGGGTGGTGCTCTGGGCCACCGGCACCAGCTACCAGACCTATTTCGAGGGCGCGCAATTCGTGCATTTCATGCTGGGCCCGGCCACGGTGGCGCTGGGGATGCCGCTTTACGACAACCTGCACCGGGTCAGGAAGGCGGCGCTGCCGCTGGTGGCGGGGCTACTGGCGGGCTCACTGACGGCGGTGATCTCGGTGCTGGCGATCGGCAAGGCCTTCGGGCTGGGCCCGGTCATGCTGGCCAGCCTGGCGCCAAAATCCACCACCGCCCCGGTCGCCATCGGCATCTCCGAGGGGCTGGGCGGCGAGCCGACCATCACCGCCGTGCTGGTGCTGCTGACCGGCATCTTTGGCGCGATCATCGCCACGCCGCTCTTGAACGCGCTGGGGATCCGCGACTGGCGGGCGCGCGGCTTTTCGCTGGGCGTAGCGGCGCATGGCATCGGCACGGCGCGGGCGTTTCAGGTCAACGAGACCGCGGGCGCCTTTGCCGGCATCGGTATGGGGCTGAACGCGGTGCTGACCGCGATCATCGCGCCGCTGGTGCTGCATCTGTTCCAGTGA
- a CDS encoding CidA/LrgA family protein, with the protein MIPALAILLFLQLVGEIASRGLGLPLPGPVVGLLLLLGSCALRPALAEMLRPVVTGILGNLSLFFVPAGVGVIAHLGQFRHDGLAIALALTVSTALAIAAGALVFTAVVRWMGGDEE; encoded by the coding sequence ATGATTCCCGCGCTTGCCATCCTGCTGTTCCTTCAACTCGTGGGCGAGATCGCCTCGCGCGGGCTGGGCCTGCCCCTGCCCGGCCCGGTGGTCGGGCTTTTGCTGCTGCTCGGCAGCTGCGCGCTGCGCCCGGCCCTGGCCGAGATGCTGCGCCCGGTGGTGACCGGCATCCTGGGCAACCTGTCGCTGTTCTTCGTCCCGGCCGGCGTGGGCGTGATCGCGCATCTGGGCCAGTTCCGCCACGACGGGCTGGCCATCGCGCTGGCGCTGACCGTCTCGACCGCGCTGGCGATCGCGGCCGGGGCGTTGGTCTTTACCGCCGTGGTGCGCTGGATGGGCGGGGACGAGGAATGA
- a CDS encoding RidA family protein → MTIETKLAELGITLPDAPAPAANYVPYVISGNLLFVSGQISALKGRVGDQVGTAEAAEAARGCGLSLLAQAKAALGTLDRVERVVKLGGFVNSTADFTDQPEVINGCSDLMVEVFGDKGRHARAAVSAPALPRGVAVEIEAVFEIE, encoded by the coding sequence ATGACCATCGAGACGAAACTGGCAGAGCTTGGGATCACGCTGCCCGACGCCCCGGCGCCGGCGGCGAACTATGTCCCTTACGTCATCTCGGGCAATTTGCTGTTCGTGTCGGGGCAGATCTCGGCGCTGAAGGGCCGGGTCGGCGACCAGGTCGGCACCGCCGAGGCGGCCGAGGCCGCGCGCGGCTGCGGGCTGTCGCTTCTGGCGCAGGCCAAGGCGGCGCTGGGCACGCTGGATCGGGTCGAGCGCGTGGTCAAGCTGGGCGGTTTCGTGAACTCGACCGCCGATTTCACCGACCAGCCCGAGGTCATCAACGGTTGCTCGGACCTGATGGTCGAGGTGTTCGGCGACAAGGGCCGCCACGCCCGGGCCGCGGTCTCGGCCCCGGCGCTGCCGCGCGGGGTGGCGGTCGAGATCGAAGCGGTCTTCGAGATCGAATGA
- a CDS encoding chromosome segregation SMC family protein, whose translation MRFDRLRLNGFKSFVDPTDLVIREGLTGVVGPNGCGKSNLLEALRWVMGENRPTAMRGEGMEDVIFAGTARRSARAHAEVTLTIDNKDRLAPAGMNDADSLDITRRITRDAGSAYRINGKDVRARDVQMLFADASTGAHSPALVRQGQISELINAKPKARRRILEEAAGISGLYQRRHEAELKLNGAEANLTRVDDTLDQLSTQAASLARQARAAARYREIGAALRRAEGVLLYRRWAEADQAKAATAEALRAAIRAAAEAEAQARRAIAAREGAEATLPPLREEEQVAAAILSRATVEREALDEAEARAAQTIQTLLARIAQLDRDIERESALNRDAGEVIARLDWERRELDKAGQGHEDRLALASETADEAAEALREVEAKLAELTDESARLAARHHSAERLAQDLRQMLDRAGRAAQEAEAAAARAADAGTQADAAREAAEEAQEAARDRVEQAEDTLAAAEESRAALEAEESAARSARAEAEGEVSALNAEMAALKRLVERGQGGGAILELVRVARGHEAAFGAALGDDLGVGLAGDGSGWHLLPGYDAPQPLPAGAEPLAPHVEGPEALGRRLSQVGLVADAATGAAMQAQLAPGQRLVTRDGDLFRWDGMRVMAGEASSAAALHLQKVNQLAELTGQAAAAQARAAAAQAAHQALRDRHLAAAEAEKRARDARRDAERGLSEAVRAVTRAESDLSMAQSRAESARAELARHRDDAADARKRLAEAERALADLPDRGAAAAAVEHARTGAEAARIATLTRRGALDELRREANARTKRLQEIAKEESGWRLRLDQAGTRAAELAARRDEAAADLEEAEAQPEILAERRAVLTESEAQAAARLARARAALSAADQALRIAAEAEREAERAASDARETRAAREARAEAATEAEAAARLRIHEELEATPEALLDSLGEVEEIAPDALEDRIARLRQQRDALGAVNLRADEDKRELEAERDRLGAEKADLTEAIRKLRQGIGSLNREGRERLLAAFDTVNANFTTLFTHLFGGGEARLVLVESDDPLEAGLEIMCQPPGKKLSTLSLLSGGEQTLTALALIFAVFLANPAPICVLDEVDAPLDDANVTRFCDLMDEMTRRTDTRFLVITHHAVTMARMDRLFGVTMVEQGVSQLVSVDLKRAEALVA comes from the coding sequence TTGCGCTTCGACCGCCTTCGCCTGAACGGATTCAAAAGCTTCGTGGACCCGACCGACCTGGTCATCCGCGAGGGCCTGACCGGCGTGGTCGGCCCGAACGGTTGCGGCAAGTCGAACCTGCTGGAAGCGCTGCGCTGGGTCATGGGCGAGAACCGTCCCACCGCCATGCGCGGCGAGGGGATGGAGGACGTGATCTTCGCCGGCACCGCGCGGCGGTCCGCCCGCGCCCATGCCGAGGTCACGCTGACCATCGACAACAAGGACCGCCTGGCCCCCGCCGGCATGAACGACGCCGACTCGCTGGACATCACCCGCCGCATCACCCGCGACGCCGGCTCCGCCTATCGCATCAACGGCAAGGACGTGCGGGCGCGGGACGTGCAGATGCTGTTCGCGGATGCCTCGACCGGGGCGCATTCGCCGGCGCTGGTGCGGCAGGGACAGATTTCGGAACTCATCAACGCCAAGCCCAAGGCCCGCCGCCGCATCCTGGAAGAGGCGGCGGGGATCAGCGGCCTCTACCAGCGCCGGCACGAGGCCGAACTGAAGCTGAACGGGGCCGAGGCGAACTTGACCCGCGTGGACGATACGCTGGACCAGCTCTCGACGCAGGCCGCCAGCCTGGCCCGGCAGGCCCGCGCCGCCGCCCGCTATCGCGAGATCGGCGCCGCGCTGCGCCGGGCCGAGGGCGTGCTGCTGTATCGCCGCTGGGCCGAGGCCGACCAGGCCAAGGCGGCAACCGCCGAGGCGCTGCGCGCGGCGATCCGCGCCGCCGCCGAGGCCGAGGCCCAGGCCCGCCGCGCCATCGCCGCCCGCGAAGGGGCCGAGGCGACGCTGCCGCCGCTGCGCGAAGAAGAGCAGGTGGCCGCCGCCATCCTGTCGCGCGCCACCGTCGAGCGCGAGGCGCTGGACGAGGCCGAGGCCCGCGCCGCGCAGACGATCCAGACCCTGCTGGCGCGCATCGCCCAGCTGGACCGCGACATCGAGCGGGAATCGGCGCTGAACCGCGACGCGGGCGAGGTGATCGCGCGGCTGGACTGGGAAAGGCGCGAACTCGACAAGGCCGGGCAGGGGCATGAGGACCGGCTGGCCCTGGCTTCCGAAACCGCCGACGAGGCGGCCGAGGCGTTGCGCGAGGTCGAAGCCAAGCTGGCCGAACTGACCGACGAATCCGCCCGGCTTGCCGCCCGCCACCACTCGGCCGAGCGGCTGGCCCAGGACCTGCGCCAGATGCTGGACCGCGCCGGCCGCGCGGCGCAGGAGGCCGAAGCCGCTGCCGCCCGCGCGGCCGATGCCGGCACCCAGGCCGACGCCGCCCGAGAGGCTGCCGAAGAGGCGCAGGAGGCCGCCCGCGACCGTGTCGAACAGGCCGAGGATACGCTGGCGGCTGCCGAAGAGAGCCGCGCCGCGCTGGAGGCCGAGGAATCCGCTGCCCGCTCGGCCCGGGCCGAGGCCGAGGGCGAGGTGTCGGCGCTGAATGCCGAGATGGCGGCGCTGAAACGGCTGGTCGAACGCGGCCAGGGCGGCGGCGCGATCCTGGAGCTGGTGCGGGTCGCGCGCGGCCATGAAGCCGCCTTCGGCGCGGCGCTGGGCGACGATCTGGGCGTCGGGCTGGCCGGCGACGGCTCGGGCTGGCACCTGCTGCCGGGCTATGACGCGCCGCAGCCGCTGCCCGCCGGCGCCGAGCCGCTGGCACCGCATGTCGAGGGACCCGAGGCGCTGGGGCGGCGGCTGTCGCAGGTCGGGCTGGTCGCGGATGCGGCCACCGGCGCGGCGATGCAGGCGCAGCTTGCCCCCGGCCAGCGGCTGGTCACCCGCGACGGCGACCTGTTCCGCTGGGACGGCATGCGGGTGATGGCGGGCGAGGCGTCCTCGGCCGCCGCGCTGCATCTGCAGAAGGTCAACCAGCTGGCCGAACTGACCGGGCAGGCCGCGGCGGCGCAGGCCCGGGCCGCCGCGGCGCAGGCCGCGCATCAGGCGCTGCGCGACCGCCATCTGGCCGCGGCCGAGGCCGAGAAGCGCGCCCGCGACGCAAGGCGCGATGCCGAGCGCGGGCTTTCCGAGGCCGTGCGCGCGGTCACCCGCGCCGAATCGGACCTGTCCATGGCGCAGAGTCGCGCCGAATCGGCCCGCGCCGAACTGGCCCGCCACCGCGACGATGCCGCCGACGCGCGCAAGCGTCTGGCCGAGGCAGAGCGGGCGCTGGCCGACCTGCCCGACCGCGGCGCGGCGGCGGCGGCGGTGGAACATGCCCGCACCGGGGCCGAGGCTGCGCGCATCGCCACCCTGACCCGGCGCGGCGCGCTGGATGAGTTGCGGCGCGAGGCGAATGCCCGCACCAAGCGCCTGCAAGAGATCGCCAAGGAGGAATCCGGCTGGCGGCTGCGCCTGGACCAGGCCGGCACCCGCGCCGCCGAACTGGCCGCACGCCGCGACGAAGCCGCCGCCGATCTGGAAGAGGCCGAGGCCCAGCCCGAGATCCTGGCGGAACGCCGCGCGGTGCTGACCGAATCCGAAGCCCAGGCCGCCGCCCGCCTGGCCCGCGCCCGCGCGGCCCTGTCCGCCGCCGACCAGGCGCTGCGCATCGCCGCCGAGGCCGAGCGCGAGGCCGAGCGTGCGGCATCCGACGCGCGCGAGACCCGCGCCGCCCGCGAGGCCCGCGCCGAGGCCGCGACCGAGGCCGAAGCCGCCGCCCGGCTGCGCATCCACGAAGAGCTGGAAGCGACGCCCGAGGCGCTGCTCGACAGCCTGGGTGAGGTCGAGGAGATCGCTCCCGACGCGCTGGAGGACCGGATCGCCCGGCTGCGCCAGCAACGCGATGCGCTGGGCGCGGTCAACCTCCGCGCCGACGAGGACAAGCGCGAGCTGGAAGCCGAGCGCGACCGGCTGGGCGCCGAGAAGGCGGACCTGACCGAGGCGATCCGCAAGCTGCGCCAGGGCATCGGCAGCCTGAACCGCGAGGGGCGCGAGCGGCTGCTGGCCGCCTTCGACACGGTCAACGCCAATTTCACCACGCTGTTCACGCATCTGTTCGGCGGTGGCGAGGCGCGGCTGGTGCTGGTCGAATCCGACGACCCGCTGGAGGCGGGGCTGGAGATCATGTGCCAGCCTCCGGGAAAAAAACTCAGCACGCTCAGCCTGTTGTCGGGGGGCGAACAGACGCTGACCGCGCTGGCGCTGATCTTTGCGGTCTTCCTGGCCAACCCCGCCCCGATCTGCGTGCTGGACGAGGTGGACGCGCCGCTGGACGACGCCAACGTCACCCGTTTCTGCGACCTGATGGACGAAATGACGCGCCGCACCGACACCCGCTTCCTTGTGATCACGCACCACGCCGTCACCATGGCGCGGATGGACCGGCTGTTCGGCGTCACCATGGTCGAGCAGGGCGTCAGCCAGTTGGTTTCCGTGGACCTGAAACGCGCCGAGGCTCTGGTCGCCTGA